From a region of the Paraburkholderia hospita genome:
- a CDS encoding DEAD/DEAH box helicase, protein MSWQASGSTDSRSFDLLDERIRRWIWREGWTELRDAQERAVPALIDADRDVIIAAATAAGKTEAAFLPILSNLLRDDPCSGSVLYISPLKALINDQWSRLDNLCDALEIPVTGWHGDVSSGRKHRFIKKPTGVLLITPESLEAMFVTRGASLEATFAALRYVVVDELHAFIGSERGMQLQSLMRRVDRACGRKVPRVGLSATLGDMRLAAEFLRPRAAQDVQIIESGSAGQELKILIKGYVEKPPRIQFEPGIENPGLEDVVPASTVDVANHMYKVLRGSNNLIFPNSRRQVELYADLLRRACERDGYPNEFWPHHGSLSKELREQTEQALKAGDRPASAVCTTTLELGIDIGAVKSVVQVGAPPSVASLRQRLGRSGRRKGEAAILRCYCIEAELHSGSDLSDRLRESLVQSVAMVNLLLRGWFEPPRAHGMHPSTLVQQILSIIAERGGANAGELWDTLVAKGPFGTIDKPTFAAILRSLGAKDLLVQEAGGLLLHGVAGERLVNHYEFYASFSTDDEFRIVAGARVLGSVPVSRPLAPGQGLVFGGQRWRVQDVDAGKKTVYVTPDQGGVPPVFDGGGSLVHDEVRREMFNVLKDGAPVVFLDTTGRELLEEARRYFASNELATRSVFTHGGSAVLATWSGDWINDALVVLLRAEGLDAWNQGPTISVRVAGSVKDTLQRIAALTPAQTTDALRAIGNIDNEKWDWTLPDDVKRNAYASLRLDMPGAQALARRLATACE, encoded by the coding sequence ATGAGCTGGCAAGCTTCCGGCTCAACTGATTCGCGCAGCTTCGATCTGCTCGACGAGCGGATTCGTCGCTGGATCTGGCGCGAGGGCTGGACCGAGCTGCGCGACGCGCAGGAGCGCGCGGTGCCCGCGCTGATCGATGCTGACCGCGACGTGATCATCGCGGCCGCGACGGCGGCGGGCAAAACAGAAGCGGCATTCCTTCCCATTCTGTCGAACCTGCTGCGCGACGATCCGTGCAGCGGCTCGGTGCTGTACATCAGTCCGCTGAAGGCGCTGATCAACGATCAATGGTCGCGCCTCGACAACTTGTGCGATGCGCTGGAGATTCCCGTCACCGGCTGGCATGGCGATGTATCGTCGGGACGCAAGCACCGCTTCATAAAAAAGCCGACGGGCGTGCTTTTGATCACGCCCGAATCGCTCGAAGCGATGTTCGTCACGCGCGGTGCGTCGCTCGAAGCGACGTTTGCCGCGTTGCGTTACGTGGTCGTCGACGAGTTGCACGCGTTTATCGGTTCCGAGCGCGGCATGCAGTTGCAGTCGCTGATGCGGCGCGTCGATCGCGCGTGCGGGCGCAAGGTGCCGCGCGTCGGTCTGTCGGCGACGCTTGGGGACATGCGCCTTGCGGCAGAGTTTCTGCGCCCACGCGCCGCGCAGGACGTGCAGATCATCGAGTCCGGCAGCGCGGGCCAGGAACTGAAGATTCTGATCAAGGGCTATGTCGAGAAGCCGCCGCGCATCCAGTTCGAGCCGGGCATCGAGAATCCGGGTCTCGAAGACGTCGTGCCCGCGAGCACCGTCGATGTCGCGAATCATATGTACAAGGTGCTGCGCGGCTCGAACAATCTGATCTTTCCGAACAGCCGCCGACAGGTCGAGCTTTACGCCGACCTGTTGCGCCGCGCCTGCGAGCGCGATGGGTATCCGAACGAGTTCTGGCCGCATCACGGCAGCCTGTCGAAGGAACTGCGCGAGCAGACGGAACAGGCGCTGAAGGCGGGCGATCGCCCCGCAAGTGCTGTCTGCACGACGACGCTCGAACTCGGCATCGACATCGGCGCGGTGAAAAGTGTCGTGCAGGTGGGGGCGCCGCCGTCGGTGGCGAGCTTGCGGCAGCGGCTCGGGCGCTCCGGTCGGCGCAAGGGCGAAGCGGCGATTCTTCGCTGCTACTGCATCGAAGCGGAACTGCACAGCGGCTCCGATCTGTCGGACCGGCTGCGCGAGAGTCTCGTGCAATCGGTGGCTATGGTGAACTTGCTGCTGCGCGGCTGGTTTGAGCCGCCGCGCGCGCACGGCATGCATCCGTCGACGCTCGTGCAGCAGATTCTGTCGATCATCGCCGAACGCGGCGGCGCGAATGCAGGCGAGCTGTGGGACACGCTCGTCGCCAAAGGCCCGTTCGGCACGATCGACAAGCCGACGTTCGCCGCGATCCTGCGCAGTCTCGGCGCGAAAGACCTGCTCGTGCAGGAAGCGGGCGGCTTGCTGCTGCATGGCGTGGCGGGCGAGCGGCTCGTCAATCACTACGAGTTCTATGCATCGTTTTCGACGGACGATGAGTTCCGCATCGTCGCGGGGGCGAGGGTGCTCGGGTCGGTGCCCGTCTCTCGCCCACTCGCGCCCGGACAGGGGCTCGTGTTCGGCGGTCAACGCTGGCGCGTGCAGGACGTCGATGCGGGCAAAAAGACCGTGTACGTGACGCCCGATCAGGGCGGTGTGCCTCCCGTGTTCGACGGCGGCGGCTCGCTAGTGCATGACGAGGTGCGGCGCGAAATGTTCAATGTGCTGAAGGATGGCGCGCCCGTCGTGTTTCTCGATACCACGGGCCGAGAGCTACTCGAAGAGGCACGCCGCTATTTCGCGTCGAACGAGCTGGCTACGCGCTCCGTGTTCACGCACGGCGGCAGCGCCGTGCTGGCGACATGGTCCGGCGACTGGATCAACGATGCGCTGGTCGTGTTGCTGCGCGCCGAAGGGCTCGACGCGTGGAATCAGGGGCCGACGATTAGCGTGCGCGTAGCGGGTTCGGTAAAGGACACGCTGCAACGCATCGCCGCGCTGACGCCCGCGCAGACCACGGACGCACTGCGCGCGATTGGCAACATCGACAATGAAAAGTGGGACTGGACCTTGCCCGACGACGTGAAGCGCAACGCGTATGCGTCGCTGCGGCTCGACATGCCGGGCGCACAGGCGTTGGCGCGGCGGCTCGCAACGGCGTGCGAATGA
- a CDS encoding MDR family MFS transporter, translating to MSTHPQTKRHLVIAAVMASMAMVAIEATIVSTAMPQIVTQLGGLRLYSWVFSSFLLAQTAMTVVFGKLADLYGRKPTVLVGIVIFLIGSLGAGFAWSMPAMIVFRLIQGIGAGAIQPVTLTIVGDLYPARERGKIQGYLASVWAISAVIGPMAGGLLIRDLSWSWIFWINVPIGILAAFGFIKYLHEEKRHQRPSIDIMGAVLFTIAIGALMMALTDAGSENDTRALFEFALCVVCAALFVWHERRVPEPMISFKLWSHRPIAACNAATVLSGMALMGLTTFLPMYVQGVLHQSPVVAGLALTMVMLGWPSGATFTARSFHRLGLRRTMIGGSFFLPLGAIAFALLQPDGSPVLAGVGSLVMGLGMGIVSVSSLILIQEIVQPLERGSATASNLFSRNLGSTLGAAIFGAVLNFGLSHYKGMAITSDQLRSLLDATPNAAQAAISSNDMVRAALHHSLHLTFLSIFVICVGAVLSVMMVPHIKLGGQPRETSAAAHLTEM from the coding sequence ATGTCGACTCATCCTCAGACGAAGCGTCATCTCGTCATCGCGGCGGTGATGGCATCGATGGCGATGGTGGCCATCGAAGCCACCATCGTATCGACGGCCATGCCGCAGATCGTCACCCAGCTAGGCGGCCTGCGTCTTTACAGTTGGGTCTTCTCATCGTTCCTGCTGGCGCAAACGGCGATGACCGTCGTGTTCGGCAAGCTCGCCGACCTTTACGGCCGCAAGCCGACCGTGCTGGTGGGCATCGTCATCTTCCTGATCGGCTCGCTCGGCGCGGGCTTTGCGTGGTCGATGCCCGCGATGATCGTGTTCCGGCTGATTCAGGGCATCGGCGCGGGCGCGATCCAGCCAGTTACGTTGACCATCGTCGGCGATCTGTATCCGGCGCGCGAGCGCGGCAAGATCCAGGGCTATCTCGCGAGCGTCTGGGCGATCTCTGCGGTGATCGGTCCGATGGCGGGCGGTCTCCTGATCCGCGATCTGTCGTGGTCGTGGATTTTCTGGATCAACGTGCCGATCGGCATTCTGGCCGCGTTTGGCTTCATCAAGTACCTGCACGAAGAGAAGCGCCATCAACGGCCGTCTATCGACATCATGGGCGCCGTGCTGTTCACCATCGCAATCGGCGCACTGATGATGGCGCTCACGGATGCCGGCTCGGAAAACGACACACGCGCGCTGTTCGAATTCGCGCTGTGCGTGGTTTGCGCCGCGCTGTTCGTGTGGCATGAACGGCGCGTGCCGGAGCCGATGATCTCGTTCAAGCTGTGGAGCCATCGTCCCATTGCGGCGTGCAATGCGGCGACCGTACTGTCGGGCATGGCGCTGATGGGTCTCACCACCTTCCTGCCGATGTACGTGCAGGGCGTGCTGCATCAATCGCCCGTGGTCGCGGGGCTCGCGCTGACGATGGTGATGCTCGGCTGGCCGTCGGGCGCGACCTTTACCGCGAGGTCGTTTCATCGGCTCGGGCTGCGGCGCACGATGATCGGCGGCAGCTTCTTCCTGCCGCTTGGCGCGATTGCGTTTGCGCTGCTGCAACCGGACGGCTCGCCCGTGCTGGCGGGCGTCGGTTCGCTCGTGATGGGGCTGGGCATGGGGATCGTGAGCGTCAGTTCGCTGATCCTGATCCAGGAGATCGTGCAGCCGCTCGAACGCGGCTCCGCGACGGCATCGAATCTGTTCTCGCGCAATCTGGGCAGCACGCTCGGCGCGGCGATTTTCGGCGCGGTGCTGAACTTCGGGTTGAGCCATTACAAGGGCATGGCGATCACGTCCGACCAGTTGCGCTCGCTGCTCGATGCGACGCCCAACGCTGCGCAAGCGGCGATCTCGAGCAACGACATGGTGCGCGCGGCGCTGCATCACTCGCTGCATCTGACGTTCCTGTCGATCTTCGTGATCTGCGTGGGCGCGGTGCTGTCGGTGATGATGGTGCCGCACATCAAGCTCGGCGGACAGCCGCGCGAAACATCGGCGGCTGCGCATCTGACGGAGATGTGA
- a CDS encoding LysR family transcriptional regulator, which translates to MRPYLPLNALRAFESSARHLSFTRAALELNVTQAAVSQQVRMLEERLGATLFKRLPRGLAITDEGLALRPVLSDAFDRIEAVLRQFEGGHFHEVLTVGAVGTFAVGWLMPRLKAFHDAHPFIELRLLTNNNLVDLAAEGLDFAIRFGDGTWPGSRAQKLFDAPLSLLCTPEIAQRLQAPADLINEKLLRSYRADDWANWFAAAGLAPRPVRGPVFDSSRLMVEAAMQGAGVALAPASMFERDLSMGRLARPFDIDVHAGSYWLTWQKAKPATPAMRAFSLWIGKEVDEGAASGDAPGEQGFRKPPASAQ; encoded by the coding sequence ATGCGACCGTATCTTCCGCTGAACGCGCTGCGCGCCTTCGAATCGTCGGCCCGGCATCTGAGCTTCACGCGCGCCGCGCTCGAACTGAACGTCACGCAGGCCGCCGTCAGCCAGCAGGTGCGCATGCTGGAGGAGCGCCTCGGCGCGACGCTTTTCAAGCGCCTGCCGCGCGGCCTCGCGATCACCGATGAAGGACTCGCACTGCGCCCTGTGCTCAGCGACGCGTTCGACCGCATCGAGGCCGTGTTGCGGCAGTTCGAAGGCGGGCATTTTCATGAGGTGCTGACGGTCGGCGCGGTCGGGACGTTCGCGGTCGGCTGGCTGATGCCGCGCCTGAAGGCGTTTCATGACGCGCATCCGTTCATCGAGTTGCGTCTGCTGACCAACAACAATCTCGTCGATCTCGCCGCCGAAGGTCTCGACTTCGCGATCCGCTTCGGCGACGGCACATGGCCCGGCTCACGCGCGCAGAAGCTGTTCGATGCGCCGCTTTCGTTGCTGTGCACGCCGGAGATTGCGCAACGGCTTCAGGCGCCCGCCGATCTCATCAATGAAAAGCTGCTGCGCTCGTATCGCGCCGACGACTGGGCAAACTGGTTCGCGGCGGCGGGCCTCGCGCCGCGTCCCGTGCGTGGCCCCGTGTTCGATTCGTCGCGGCTGATGGTGGAAGCGGCAATGCAAGGCGCGGGTGTGGCGCTCGCACCCGCTTCGATGTTCGAACGCGATCTGTCGATGGGACGTCTCGCGCGTCCGTTCGATATCGACGTGCATGCGGGCAGCTACTGGCTCACCTGGCAAAAGGCGAAACCGGCGACGCCCGCGATGCGCGCGTTCAGTCTCTGGATCGGGAAGGAAGTGGATGAAGGCGCAGCGAGCGGCGATGCGCCTGGCGAGCAGGGCTTCAGAAAGCCGCCTGCCTCGGCGCAGTGA
- the bla gene encoding class A beta-lactamase, giving the protein MGSGLAGVAAHAFGAGASAAASAQRGASHASALEKQLARIEAQTGGRMGVAILDTASAKPQGWRMHERFPMCSTFKFLLASAVLVRKDQGKEQLGRTIVYSKEAVVANSPVSGPRAGDDGMTVAELCEAAITRSDNTAANLLLDSIGGPAALTAFARGIGDRITRLDRNEPTLNEATEADPRDTTTPAAMLADMRALLLGGHLSAASREQLTAWLAGNKTGDARLRAGLPKAWRIGDKTGTGERGTSNDIAVIWPEGRAPILVVAYLTGATQATSTQRDAAIAQVGALVANI; this is encoded by the coding sequence ATGGGCAGTGGGTTAGCTGGTGTTGCGGCTCATGCGTTCGGCGCAGGGGCGAGCGCGGCGGCATCCGCGCAACGCGGCGCGTCGCACGCGAGCGCTTTGGAAAAGCAGCTCGCGCGGATCGAAGCGCAAACGGGCGGGCGCATGGGCGTCGCGATACTCGATACGGCAAGCGCGAAACCGCAGGGCTGGCGCATGCACGAGCGCTTTCCGATGTGCAGCACGTTCAAGTTCCTGCTCGCGTCGGCGGTGCTGGTGCGCAAGGATCAAGGCAAAGAACAGCTTGGGCGCACGATCGTCTATTCGAAGGAGGCCGTGGTGGCGAATTCGCCCGTCAGCGGTCCGCGCGCAGGCGACGACGGGATGACGGTCGCCGAGTTGTGCGAAGCCGCCATCACGCGCAGCGACAACACGGCTGCGAATCTGCTGCTCGATAGCATCGGCGGGCCGGCGGCGCTGACGGCTTTTGCACGCGGTATCGGCGATCGGATCACGCGGCTCGACCGCAACGAGCCGACGCTCAACGAAGCGACGGAAGCCGATCCGCGCGATACGACCACACCCGCCGCGATGCTCGCCGACATGCGCGCGCTGTTGCTCGGCGGGCATTTGTCCGCCGCGTCGCGCGAGCAGCTCACGGCCTGGCTCGCCGGCAACAAGACGGGCGATGCGCGGCTGCGCGCCGGCTTGCCGAAGGCCTGGCGTATCGGCGACAAGACGGGCACGGGCGAACGGGGCACGTCGAACGATATCGCCGTCATCTGGCCTGAAGGCCGCGCGCCGATTCTGGTCGTGGCGTATCTGACGGGCGCGACTCAAGCTACCTCGACGCAGCGCGACGCTGCGATCGCGCAGGTCGGGGCGCTGGTCGCGAACATTTGA
- the ampC gene encoding class C beta-lactamase yields MKFGTVSARVAAMLCAMWMTPGASHAADAPQENIKRAVDAAIQPLMTKDKIPGMAVGVIVDGRAVVFNYGVASTETGKPVTDATLFELGSVSKTFTATLTSWAQVDKQLSLTDSVAKYLPTLRGTQFGNVSLLNLGTHTPGGLPLQVPDDIQNDDQMIRWFKAWRPAHAPGMVRTYANPGIGALGMITAKSMGQDFTALIERRLFPALGLKNSFIDVPVDRAPDYAQGYTKTGQPIRMAGGEFAPQAYGVKSTATDMLRFVEANMKQVELDAQLQRAITDTHTGYFQAGPMTQDLIWEQYPYPVALNSLMEGNAPAMALDATPVTKIEPPEAPKDNVWINKTGSTNGFGSYVAFVPQKHMGIVILGNRNFPILDRVAAAHRILTSLEQR; encoded by the coding sequence ATGAAGTTCGGTACGGTGAGTGCGCGCGTTGCAGCCATGCTCTGCGCGATGTGGATGACCCCGGGCGCGAGCCATGCGGCCGATGCGCCGCAAGAGAACATCAAACGTGCGGTCGACGCGGCGATTCAACCGCTGATGACGAAAGACAAGATTCCCGGCATGGCCGTTGGCGTGATCGTCGATGGCAGGGCGGTGGTGTTCAACTACGGCGTTGCATCGACGGAAACGGGCAAGCCTGTCACCGACGCAACGCTGTTCGAACTCGGCTCGGTCAGCAAAACCTTCACGGCGACGCTGACATCATGGGCGCAGGTCGACAAGCAATTGTCGTTGACCGACAGCGTAGCGAAGTATCTGCCGACGCTGCGCGGCACGCAGTTCGGCAACGTGAGCCTGTTGAATCTCGGCACGCATACGCCGGGCGGTCTGCCATTGCAGGTGCCCGACGACATTCAGAACGACGATCAGATGATCCGCTGGTTCAAGGCCTGGCGTCCCGCCCATGCGCCTGGTATGGTCCGGACATATGCGAACCCAGGCATCGGCGCGCTTGGCATGATCACGGCGAAGAGCATGGGGCAGGATTTCACCGCCCTGATCGAACGACGGCTTTTTCCTGCGCTCGGCCTGAAGAACAGTTTCATCGACGTTCCCGTCGACAGAGCGCCCGACTACGCGCAAGGCTATACGAAGACAGGCCAACCGATCCGCATGGCGGGCGGCGAGTTCGCGCCGCAAGCGTACGGCGTCAAATCGACGGCCACCGACATGCTGCGCTTCGTCGAAGCCAACATGAAACAGGTTGAGCTCGACGCGCAACTGCAACGCGCGATCACCGACACGCATACCGGCTACTTCCAGGCAGGCCCGATGACGCAGGATCTGATCTGGGAGCAATACCCGTATCCCGTGGCATTGAACTCGCTGATGGAAGGCAACGCGCCCGCGATGGCGCTCGATGCCACGCCCGTCACGAAGATCGAGCCGCCGGAAGCGCCGAAGGACAACGTGTGGATCAACAAGACGGGTTCGACGAACGGTTTCGGCTCGTACGTGGCGTTCGTGCCGCAGAAGCACATGGGCATCGTGATTCTCGGCAACCGGAATTTCCCGATCCTCGACCGGGTGGCCGCCGCGCACAGGATATTGACGTCGCTGGAGCAGCGATGA
- a CDS encoding cupin domain-containing protein, with product MNRLRFIAAALVTCGCACAQSARAADKAPEAKETIVLQRAPVLQTDRELGMGIAEFPPNASKPRHKATGPELCYVLEGEVTVQIDGKAAHVYRAGESFALAANLVHVTKAGPSGAKVLASWVHTPGKPFNVPAPD from the coding sequence ATGAACCGTTTACGTTTCATCGCAGCGGCGCTTGTCACGTGCGGTTGTGCTTGTGCGCAGTCTGCACGTGCCGCCGATAAAGCGCCCGAAGCAAAGGAGACGATCGTCCTGCAACGAGCGCCCGTCTTGCAAACCGATCGCGAGTTGGGCATGGGAATCGCCGAATTTCCGCCCAATGCATCCAAGCCGCGCCACAAGGCGACGGGGCCGGAACTCTGCTACGTGCTCGAAGGCGAGGTCACCGTGCAGATCGACGGCAAGGCGGCGCATGTGTATCGCGCGGGAGAGTCGTTCGCGCTGGCGGCCAATCTCGTGCATGTCACGAAGGCCGGCCCGTCCGGCGCGAAGGTGCTCGCAAGCTGGGTCCATACGCCGGGCAAGCCATTCAACGTCCCGGCACCGGATTGA
- a CDS encoding serine hydrolase domain-containing protein, giving the protein MQHDLPQELREAIQFSIDHESQWDRNADGKFGVHVNDPPPWNRLLGPIHDRGPVSGAVAVDGRLLATWGEPDRADLTFSIAKTYLALLAGVAHDRGLLPDPDEAVLVRVPGIGFDDSHNASITWTQLLQQTSEWQGKCFSLTDQADHYRAVTFGDPPNGKKGDLRPLQQPGTYWEYNDVRINQLSLALLHLFGKPLPEVFRETIMRPVGASGNWQWVGYDDAWIDINGTRVQSVPGGSHWGGGMSVSASDQLKVAQMLLDGGVANGRRVLSTEWISRMQTPCALAPYYGYLVWLNTGRRVFPGVPETSYFGVGAGSSFMWIEPERRIALIVRWLDSKFADAFFGKMLEAIDTVCTR; this is encoded by the coding sequence ATGCAACACGATTTGCCGCAGGAACTCCGCGAGGCTATCCAGTTTTCGATCGACCACGAATCGCAGTGGGATCGCAACGCCGACGGCAAGTTCGGCGTGCATGTGAACGATCCGCCGCCGTGGAACCGGCTGCTCGGGCCGATTCATGACCGCGGGCCGGTGTCGGGTGCCGTGGCCGTCGATGGCCGGCTGCTCGCGACATGGGGCGAGCCGGATCGCGCCGACCTGACGTTCAGCATCGCGAAGACCTATCTCGCGCTGCTGGCGGGCGTCGCGCACGATCGCGGCCTGCTGCCCGATCCCGACGAGGCGGTACTCGTGCGTGTGCCCGGTATCGGCTTCGACGACTCGCACAACGCGTCCATCACCTGGACGCAGCTGTTGCAACAGACGAGCGAATGGCAAGGCAAGTGCTTCAGCCTGACCGATCAGGCCGATCACTATCGCGCCGTGACCTTCGGCGATCCGCCCAATGGCAAGAAGGGCGATCTGCGCCCGTTGCAGCAGCCCGGCACGTACTGGGAATACAACGACGTGCGTATCAACCAGTTGTCGCTCGCGCTGCTGCATCTGTTCGGCAAGCCCTTGCCCGAGGTGTTTCGCGAGACCATCATGCGGCCCGTCGGTGCGAGCGGGAACTGGCAATGGGTCGGCTATGACGACGCGTGGATCGACATCAACGGCACGCGCGTGCAGTCGGTGCCGGGTGGTTCGCACTGGGGCGGCGGCATGTCGGTGAGCGCGAGCGATCAGCTGAAAGTCGCGCAGATGCTGCTCGACGGCGGCGTCGCCAACGGACGCCGCGTGCTGTCGACGGAATGGATTTCGCGGATGCAAACGCCCTGCGCGCTCGCGCCGTACTACGGCTATCTGGTGTGGCTCAACACGGGTCGCCGCGTGTTTCCGGGCGTGCCGGAAACGAGCTACTTCGGCGTCGGTGCGGGCAGCTCGTTCATGTGGATCGAGCCGGAGCGGCGGATCGCGTTGATCGTGCGCTGGCTCGATTCGAAGTTCGCGGATGCGTTCTTCGGCAAGATGCTCGAAGCAATCGATACGGTGTGCACGCGATAA
- a CDS encoding MFS transporter: MNMDSVTAHHPGHSSHEAVTQPISGKSVSRLIIATSIGNALEFYDLIAYGYFATTLSKLFFPAHNATISLLLTLGTFALSYLARPVGALVLGSYSDRKGRKASLTLSIAMMTVGTGMVALMPTYATIGLLAPIGIFVSRLLQGFSAGGEFGSSTAFLIEHAPERSGFMSSWQFSSQGASTLLASAFGAVLTGMLTQPQLEGWGWRIPFLFGMLIGPVGLYIRRRIDETPEFERIEKAHSPVREMLATQKSRVLASIGVLVLTTTANYMILYMPTYAARQLGLAPSSGFIATLIAGLIVTVLTPIVGHWSDKVGRTRIMLGAGALFFLTVYPAFMFMNAHPSLPTLLAAVTWVALLKATYFAPIPALMAELFPPRTRTTGMAFGYNIGTTIFGGFTPLAVASLIAATGNNLAPGLYLMMAAVLSLLTLVWARARLNAH; encoded by the coding sequence ATGAACATGGATTCCGTCACCGCGCATCATCCGGGTCATTCGTCGCATGAAGCGGTTACGCAGCCGATTTCGGGCAAGAGCGTCTCGCGCCTGATCATCGCGACATCGATCGGCAATGCGCTCGAGTTCTACGACCTGATCGCCTACGGCTACTTCGCGACCACGCTGTCGAAGCTGTTCTTTCCGGCGCACAACGCGACGATCTCCCTGCTGCTGACGCTCGGCACCTTCGCGCTGTCGTACCTCGCGCGGCCCGTCGGCGCGCTCGTGCTCGGCTCGTACAGCGACCGCAAGGGCCGCAAGGCATCGCTGACGCTGTCCATTGCGATGATGACCGTCGGCACCGGGATGGTCGCGCTGATGCCCACCTACGCGACGATCGGACTACTCGCGCCCATCGGCATTTTCGTGTCGCGGCTGTTGCAAGGCTTTTCGGCGGGCGGCGAGTTCGGCAGCTCAACGGCGTTCCTGATCGAACACGCGCCAGAGCGCAGCGGCTTCATGTCGAGCTGGCAGTTCTCCAGCCAGGGCGCCAGCACGCTGCTCGCGTCGGCGTTCGGCGCGGTGCTGACGGGCATGTTGACGCAGCCGCAACTGGAAGGCTGGGGCTGGCGCATTCCGTTCCTGTTCGGCATGCTGATCGGGCCTGTCGGGCTGTACATCCGCCGGCGCATCGACGAGACGCCCGAATTCGAGCGCATCGAAAAAGCCCATTCTCCCGTGCGCGAAATGCTCGCGACGCAGAAGTCGCGCGTGCTGGCGTCGATCGGCGTACTGGTGCTGACCACGACGGCCAACTACATGATTCTCTACATGCCGACCTACGCAGCGCGGCAACTCGGTCTGGCGCCTTCGTCCGGCTTCATCGCGACGCTGATCGCGGGGCTGATCGTCACGGTGCTCACGCCCATCGTCGGACACTGGTCGGACAAGGTGGGCCGCACGCGCATCATGCTCGGCGCAGGCGCGCTGTTTTTCCTGACGGTTTATCCGGCGTTCATGTTCATGAACGCCCACCCGTCCCTGCCGACGCTGCTCGCCGCCGTTACTTGGGTCGCGCTGCTGAAGGCCACCTACTTCGCGCCAATCCCCGCGCTGATGGCCGAGCTGTTTCCGCCCCGCACGCGCACCACGGGCATGGCGTTCGGCTACAACATCGGCACGACGATTTTCGGCGGCTTCACGCCGCTCGCGGTGGCATCGCTGATCGCGGCGACGGGCAACAACCTCGCGCCGGGCCTCTATCTGATGATGGCCGCCGTATTGAGCCTGCTGACCCTGGTCTGGGCGCGGGCGCGGCTGAACGCACATTGA